The sequence attttgCCCTTCACATCTGAAAGAATGGACTGGCCTATTTCAACACGGAAGTGCGGTAAATATTTGTAAGCCAATAAAGTTCATAGTTGACCTAAATGTTTTCCACAAGCCAAATTAGCATCTGAAAGTGTGTTTCACTTTGTCTTTAGTTTGAAATTAAATTCTGATAAGTTCGGTAACACTTCtttacattttcttcttcagttaGTTAAAATGTTCCCTTATAATCCTCGCTCTTGTCCTACGATCGTCCTCGTCATCTTGCAGTAGAGGtgggttgtcatcatcatctggaTCGTCGTCATTATTAGGCACACCGGGTAAAAGAGGTACACCACGTTCTTCACATACATTGTGCAACACTGCGGTTGCCACCACTACCTGGCAACACTTCCTTGGGATCAGCCTAATTACACCCTCTGAAACGACGAAAATGTCTTGATTTCCTttctccaaatacatgtacacaggcatTGCCATGCTGCAGAATCGGGTCAGGAACCGTTGTAACTTTCCAGGTGACAGCACCTACATTTTAATATTAAAATGGATTACATTgagagtgctgccacctggaaaGTTGCAACGGTTCCTGACCGATTCTACAGTATTTAGAATCTTTGGTTTCTTGTTtattcttgggggggggggggtaatttcCCCTACACGATCGTTTACAGCACATGAACACATGTAGGTGAAAGCCTAAGGCCATAACACCTCGTGTAAGCCAAAGCTGTCACAGGCATAAGGCGTTAACAAAAATTAACAGGCATTACCTTCTCTGTTGAGGCACAGCCATCTCATCTTCCAACGCCCAAATGCCCTTTCGATGACTGAACGTACTCGCCGATGGTGAGCGTTGTACCGCCTTTCAGCTGCATCCGCTGGATTTCGAACTGGGGTAAGAAGCCACGATCGCAATGGATACGCCTTGTCTCCAAGTAGAAACCCGGCATGACCAATACCACGATTTAGTTCACTATTGGACCATATGAATGCATCATGAGTGGATCTGGGCCAACGTGCGACGATATCCGTGAACTTCAAATCAGGGGAGCACACACCCTGGATGTTCAAAGCATGGAAACCTTTCCTGCACACATAAGCCTCTTCATTCTGAGTTGGACTTCTGACGGCAACCAAACTCCCATCAATGCAGCCAAGTACGTTTGGAATCCTATTTCTCCTCGTGTAAAATCCTTCAGAAATGCGCTCTTGGGTCTCCAGATCATGAGGAAACGAAATGAACTGCCTTGCTCTGTTCACCAGTGCTTCCGATACTCCAGTAATTATCCTCGACACGGTTGGCTGACTTACATGAACCATATCAGCGGTCGCTAATTGCAAGGATCCGGTAGCGTAGTATCTTAGAGCTGTTAGCACTTGTAATGTACTTGGGATAGCATGGGACCTTCTCGTTGGGTGTTCTACATCTTGTCCTATAAGGTCTATTACTTCCAGAATGATTGGTCGGGTCAGTCTGTAACGCCTAAAAAGTTGATCGTCATTGAACTCGTCTAACGGGTGCACACGATCTCGGAAAACCCGCTCGCGACGAATAGCTCGCTGGTTTTCCTCCTCAATAACAACGAGAGCAGCTGCCATCTTCACAACACTTGCCTACATAGCACTAAGTGTACTCTAAGAGGGCGTCAGGACCACACGCAGATTTACGGACTTGTTACGCATTCACTTACaattaagagtgcttcgtgaataccacGTAACTGCTAAGTAAACACTCAGAGGAGGTTACGCACACGTAACTCGTTAAGTGGGCTTTGTGAATCAGGTCCCTGGTCTTTTGACGCAGGGCTGGTGCTTCACTTGCGTTTGCGTTCTGTTGGAAAAAACAGCCATTTTAAAAGGAAACTCCACTGGAGGGGTTTTCAAGTAACAGTAGTTTTCATCATTGCTATAATTATATGGCTTTGTCTACAGCAGAAGTGACACAACGTCTCATCCGCCTTCATTTGACGTACTACATATACCGGTACTACAGAACACTCTAGTTTCGGCTTGACGGGATATTTCAGTGGTCTCTAACGACCAAGCTGCATTTACTACAGCAGGAGAAGAGAACTTTTAAAACAACGTGCCCGTTATgcctatttataaatttttctaccctctgtaggcctatattcttaCCTCTCAAACGGTGGTGGTGTTGGGTTTCTAATTGGAGACCCTTCATAATGCGGATTATTCTTCGACCTCTTCGATGTGATGCCAAAAGTGGGGCTGCCTTGCGAGATATCAAAGTCATCCAAATCATTACCTGATGCGTCACTACCTCGTGCGCCGTGACTTGGTGACATTATAGTTGGCGACTTCACAGTCTGAAAACAGAGGGTATCTTCAATAGATGCAAGCGGATGGTCCCAATAACGTTGGGAACCACATTATTTGCAATGCCATGGACGAGTCACGCAATGCCACATATTGTTCAACCTATGAAAATAGCGGAACGATTAGGTACATGCGCCAGCCGCGACTAGTTTCGGCTCTTGAGAGAGCCAATGCGATGGTAATTCAGTGAGCAACACAAAGTGCTGAGGCAATTTTTGACAATAATCATCAGTAGTTTGATTCAACCAATCAATGTTGAAGCCTTGAATGTGAATGAACCAATTGCAGAAAGAGTCTTTGGCGACAATTTTTTTGGCCCTCTTTTTGAGCCGACTTTACAGTACATACCTTTGTCCTGCTTTTGGGTGTGGTTTGTCTGGCTGCCGAGTCGAACCCTCCATCAATGCCTTGGACAAGGTCATTGCCCATTAGTCCAACAATCCTCTTGTCCATGTCGTTGAGGCTACATGACATTCCTCCACCACTGGCGCAATTGTCACCCGAGGACGGGTCGTCTAGGGGAAGATTCCCTGTTACAGCCACCGAACGCGTCTTCTTTGATGCCTTCTTCTTCGCATTCAGTTTGAGATCGTCCCATTTTTTCTTCAACTCTTCCTTAGTTCGAAGGCATGGCGAAATGCTGttaattttaagagtaattTCTTTCCAGGCCTTTTTTTTTTCGTTCAAGAGTCACATTATCCCCAAACTTGCTACTTATCAGTTTCCACCTCGCGGACACAAGTTTGCCTTTCTTTGCCTTTTTTCACTGTCATGTCTGTCCGTCATCACTGCTGGCCTAGTCACCGATACAAAGTGTGTGCGAAACTTTACAAGAAACAGTCTTATAAAGGTGTACTGTGATCCTTTTCACGTAATAACGCTATTTGCATAATAAGGCCAGTCTTGCGCTGGCCGTGAACCCACATACAATGGTTATGCTGTAGTTACGCATTCACTTAACGTTACGTGTTCACCTATCCTACGCAATTGCTTAGAATAGGCTAAGAAGGTTCTCTGAATAAATCTTAGTGTTTGCGTACATTTTCCGTAAGTGTCCTCTAACAGAACTCTTAGATCGGAAATCCTAGAGGAAATCCTAGGTGAATCAGGTCGCAGGTCTTGTATGGGAGGATATGCCGGGGAAGATGAAGACGAAGAGGACTCATCATTTGATGTTAAATTCCTGAGACGCAAAACATCAAAGACATTCACATTTGTGTTCCCCACAGTCGATGACATAGCAGATGTCCTTTACAAGGATGTCATCGGGAAACTGCCTAAGCCGATTGTACATGGTGGCACTGCTAGGGTTGCTCGACACCTGCTTTTTCCAGTGAACATCGATTGTTTCTCTGATGCCATGCGTTAAGGTCCCCTGGTAGGCCTGGCACAATTGCAAACATAATCATTGCCACTTGTTCACTTGTTCACTTTTTAGAATAGTGTCTTTTCATTAGTGATTAcatattgttgttgttgctcgCCATGACTTTTCGGCAGACTGATTTTAAGTTAGTGATTAGATGTTGTTGTTATgacttttcaaacttttcagttATGACTTtgcaaacatacatgtaggccaatcATCGCCACTATTCACTTTTTCAAATAGTGTGCTCGCCATGCCTCTTCGGCAAACGTATTTTCATTTGTTGTTACATGCCATGACCTTTCGGCCGACTGATTTTCATTTATTTAATTATCAGCAGTGATTTTTATTTAATATAGTGATTAGACCCATTTTTTAGTGAGACAGTGCAATTCTGAGCGCCATGTTTTGTTCTGAGGGCCATGTTTTTGTTGCTAAAGTTCAAATAAATGCtataatcaaaatcaaaggaATTTTATTCATGTTAATGAGGGTGATTCACTGTGCCCTGACACTTGATTTGCTGTACCCCGGTACCGGGGCACAGTGAATCACtcggaattttttttcaaatttctctcAACAAAACTGTGAGGTTGCCAGCAACGACATGCTACCTTGTGATTATAAACAACATCCCCTTCTTTCATGTACAACAATGAATGGAAGCTTgaaggagaaaatcaacaaaacattttttccGATTCACTGTCCCCCGGTCTCCTCTATATTGCCAGAATATTCTCTAAATGTGTGAAATATGCTAAATCTAAGTCTTCCCGCACCTAGA comes from Lineus longissimus chromosome 15, tnLinLong1.2, whole genome shotgun sequence and encodes:
- the LOC135499334 gene encoding putative nuclease HARBI1 is translated as MAAALVVIEEENQRAIRRERVFRDRVHPLDEFNDDQLFRRYRLTRPIILEVIDLIGQDVEHPTRRSHAIPSTLQVLTALRYYATGSLQLATADMVHVSQPTVSRIITGVSEALVNRARQFISFPHDLETQERISEGFYTRRNRIPNVLGCIDGSLVAVRSPTQNEEAYVCRKGFHALNIQGVCSPDLKFTDIVARWPRSTHDAFIWSNSELNRGIGHAGFLLGDKAYPLRSWLLTPVRNPADAAERRYNAHHRRVRSVIERAFGRWKMRWLCLNREGNAC